In Juglans regia cultivar Chandler chromosome 13, Walnut 2.0, whole genome shotgun sequence, the DNA window GAATCAGTCTTTTTGCAGGAGCCTTTGTCTCATGTTAATAGTTCTGAGTGTCTATAATGGCAAAACAATTTGAATGCTTTTGGAACCTCACATTTGGGTTACATGTAAACTGTCTGTAATGGTTTTGCAGTTGGAAAGGTTTCAAGTATCAGATGAAAGAAATGCTCGATGAAAGTGACCGCAAGGGGATCCTGGTACCTAGAGTGAGAAAGTTCAACAGAAAAACTTCCGTCTACACGTACCCTTTACCTGAATGCAGATGTCTCCAGAAATCCCACAACactaaaagaaattcaaattctACATTCTTTAATTACCACCTGAAATCCATCAGATAGAAAACTGAATTTCATACTTTCACAGCTTTTCTCCCTCGTGCAGCTTCCAAACAGATGCTTTTCATTGGCATTGGGCAtggttctttttcttctgtttttctaTATGCCCATCTTGGTGGTTCAGGCGAGATGCAGACTTTCCAATTCCTCATTTCACGTTACTCTTTTGCCTTCTGCATGGACATACTGGATCTCCTATCTAGCATGGGTTATGCATGGagctgaaagaaaaaattgacttTGTCAAGATAGAACATGATTCGACTTCAATGTCTATGAGGAAAAATCAGAACTCAAGCATTGAGGAAGAAATATCAGGATCCTTTTGCAGTTTGAAACAGTTTCTCTGTGATTGTTAACCGAAGGGGTATAGCCATATAGGCATGAAGTGTCAATAATATTTCGTTAATCCTTGGCATTAAATGTTTGCCAATCATTTTTGTCATCTTACTCACAGTTTTGATGTAATGAGAGGAAATCtacaagaatttgagaaagtttattattgaaaatacaTAATGTTGTGGAATGGGATGCAAGGTAAAGGAGGCATTGAGGGTTGTAACGTTGTGGAACGGGATCATTGCATTCCCAAAGGTAAAGAAGCCCTTGCTTTTGGAAATGAGAATGACAATTCCATTTCTACCTTTTTTTCCCctcactctttttttattttttgtttctaaagaTAATTTAAGCTTGAAAGTGGAAGGGATGAGACaggtaatgttagatacagtcttaaGATGTATAAGTTTTACgggctctttttttttaatctgttattaaaaaataaattttttcatatagatttcagATTTATCTACTTTTAAAGGAATGCGGAAGACTTGCATATTTAGAACTTAGCAAATCGTTTCTCTTTCTGAAAATAGATGGGAAATATGGAGAGATGTTTGGAAAAactttttagatatattttatattggagtTTATGAAAGTGGATAGATGGATTTAAAAAggttttttaatatagtttttgttCTTATGGTTTGTGAgaaatttgtttgatttttttgtgcTTCTTATTTCGTATAGAAATCAAGGCAATAGCGTCCGAAAAcgccaaaagaagaaaatttggtTGCTTATGTGTATTTGAATAGCaggttttattgaaaattgtcTAGCTTTGTAGTGTTGGAGACcacataaaagaaatattttcccCTCCTTAAATGTTTGTACTTTGTCTTGGcttcctttttcaatttctttcttcCGAAATTGTGTCCATATTTTTTGGTATGCATCTTATTGGTTAAATGAATTGATAAGATGCATACCAAAAAATATGACagttgaaaaaatgaaaaaatatattggttAAAAGAATATgactgttgtaaaaaaaaaaaaaaatttaaaaaaattatatatattagaataatatgaatattattatttgaattaaaataaataaaaatattaaaattaatatttttataaaatatgataaatttaaaaaatttattatttgatattgttaaaaaGTAAGTTCTAGCAATTAGACCCCGTCAACCCCAAGTCCAGCTAATTGAGCCCGACCCGACACAATTGAGCAGAGTCCAGACAACAACTGTAAACATGGTGGGTCCCAGAAGCATGGAATTGCTGGACCCCACCTCATACTGCCCCCGTTGATTGCATTGTGACATTTGGCTGTCTTCAGGGAAAaaatctctctctgtctctctcaggATTGAGAACgaccttcttctttcttttcaagcATGGCATGGTGTATTCATTCTGATTCCTTAATAACTAACTAGAAAACCTAAAAAGCATTGTGAAAATACTGAAAAAGCTTCAAAGAACTTGCATGCAAGAAGTCCTTTCCACCCAATTATCTTCCACCAAACCTGAGTCAAAGCCCTGAAACCTCGTCATCAAACAATGGATAATGAcagtttctttttctatattactattaaaatgCATAATCTATTACAATGctcttggtttttttatttaaaaataaaaaaaaaaatattttattcacaaaaatattatatataattaaaataaatctaacatatcatatgaaattctgtcaatttataattttatttttattaacactttttaaaaaaataatatatatttatatataaatatttttattgttttaattatgtAAGTGTTTATAAATTACAGCATGCGGAGTTGCCCAACTGAATCCTCTCCTGGATGAAGGCAAATTAACTCACACTCCCAAGTCATAAGAAAAGAGTCAGAAATCAGCAATGCAAGGAGGCCGGATGGAAACGTACGTATCCACAGAACCGAAAGAACTCACGGCCGATCGCTAAATTCAGGCTAAAAGGCAAAGTGCAAGATGCCTCTGTATGCTGTGCTAAAATAGAAGAAATCTATTcggaaaatttaatattattatgctatattttaaaatataattatataaaagattgtgtgtatatcattattttttatttaaaaaaaaaactatttataagTTTTCAACCACATAAATCATGTAGAAATCTGCCATAGtacataaaaatatgaaaaatactttagaaataaaaaaaattatataacagTAAATacataaactgatgtgatttgatgtaatatgtcagattgtaaaattatttttattgtagaaTATATCTAACGGATCCtatgaaattatatcaatttatagatttatttttatgtacgTAGCAGTtctctaaaaatttatttgcattttaatttttattataataatagttaatCCCGCAACTCAAATTTATGTAACGGTAACTTTACATCGTTTCCTCGTCCGTACAATATTTGCAATggttcaacttcttcttttcttttcttttattattataattttttataatagaagGCAATAACTTTAACATAGTGACTGAATGCATTTAGGAATTTCCTCCAAATCAATCAGTACTTCTcgtattggtatttttttaaggCATGAGCTACCTTTGTGTACGTAACACTCCTCGTAttggtgtattttattttatgtctaAAGCGACAAAAAAATGCCCTCTAAAAGGATATTGAAGTATCAGTGTGAGAACAtacacaaattaattatataaaaataaattcataaactaacaCGATTTAATGTCTCAAACTATCACAATTatgatttcaagaaaaaaaaaaaaacaaaaactatcacAATTATGATTGCAGTAATCATCACCATTTTTAGTATCATTATTGTCAAGTAATATCATTGTCTTTATAGTACAGTCGCTATCATTTATTGACCAATGtcagatataattttaagatctattattaaaaaaaaaaaattcatagattttaaatttaattattttttttaaataaagagcgtaatgtttatatattctaaaactgtaaatatcatttctcttatttttataatcaccAATTCACCATAACAATTGTCTTCATATCATACTACTTTTCATCTTATTCTCATGATCATTATAACTATCTTTGTCACTATTAATTAATATCCTAATTTCCTAGTTTTTAAAACTCATCCATGATCCAATTAATAAGAACttaaattaacttaattttgATCCCATTAATGTATTTCATCAAAAAAGAAGACCGGCCGCTTAATCCTCGGCCATTGGAATGAGATGGGAAAAGATGCCATAATTGTGAGAATCAAGAAGATACTGAGATCACTTTGATAATGGATGAATCTTGGTGCTCCATGCGACATTGTAcattattctcatttttttttcccctccagAAAAAGTGCTTGCCAAGCCCATACTGATTTGCTTAACTTTACACCAAAGACCAAGGAAATCTAAATCATGAGACAATGAGTACAAAACAAGAGTCAAATGATTGTGTAACTTCGATGAAACAATGGTGCGTTCTCCTGATCTAGAAGCCACTCCCAACTCGGTTCGAGCTGGGAAACAATACCACTACTGAACAGTTTTTAtcggtttaaatttttaagacaagtggtaatttcatataaaatcagaGCAAAGATCATAATTTCGAATTCTAATTATACACTATCTCATTTagttaaatatttcacgtgttgagTTCACTCATTGATAGAGAGTCTACATAAGGAGAATGTCAAATATATATTGGAAGCAGTGTATGATTTCGGAACTTTGAAGCCTTAAATTGCCTCTTAATTCTTAAATCAAGCAAACCAACCCTCCTCTGAATGTAAAATTCAGCACCAAATGTGTTAATAATGCTCTGTATTGGCATGGGGCTCTCCTCTTGAGTTTGTCCCAAAGCAACTTCCCCAAGTATACCATCTACCATTTTATAGGATATCGCCCTATGCTTCAATATTTTCAGTCCCTTACTGTTCTCAAGTTCTTGAATAATATTTGTCTCGTCTCTTACCCTACATTCACAGCTCAGACTTCCAACTCCAACGGCAAGCCACATATTAAAACAAGACCAAAAGATTTCCCAGATATTGATAAAGCAAGAAAATTTACTCTATCCAACGAACAGTGTTGGATCAGATTACATTAGAAGCCACTGTAGATGACAACAAAACAAGGCAAAATGGCCTTGGGATTGAACACATACAACTCGTCCAAATTAGAGTAGAGCCCCATAGCCCCGGCAACAGAGTCATACTCCTCCACACTCCCCTCCATGTTCTTCTTCACCCTGCCTGCAATCACTCGGCAAACCAGCATGGCTTTTTTGTCGTTGCTATCCTCCACTGACACTCCAGCTTTGTCATGCGCCTTCCCACTTGTCGCAGTTGTCAAAATTCCCTGCTCAGCAGCTCCTCCGGCCGGTTCTCCGGCAACCTGGAAGCCATTCTTTATAATACTGCAGACATTGCATCGTGGGGTTGAATTGCAGAGATTGGAGGAACCGTTCAGCCCCAGTGAGCAGACAAAGGTGGTGCAGTGGAACCTAAGGAGCTCGTTGCCGTCTGCTATGCAACGCGGGTGTTTCTTGGGGAGCTTGGTGGCTTTGGCTTTAATGCAGTCTCTGTACTCCTCGAATCTCGAGATGGTTTTCTGGGTGTTGTGGACTTTCAGGATGCGGTCAATTTTGCAGATGGGAATTTGTTTGTTCAGCCAGCTTGACTGGAATATGATTTCCACTATGTTTTTGCTTGTGTCTTCTGGACCCAGTTCAGAAACTGGATTTTGAAACCCAGAAAAGGAGATTGAGAACTTGTAATGTACATTTATTTGAGGACGGGAGAATAAAATGATGCAAATATGTTATTGGTGCATGCAGAAACTAGAAAAGTAACCAAATTGACAAAGAAAAATATGGTTGGATTGAAATGTTGGATAGGACATGAAAATTTAACGATGTCAGTTACCtttctgagaaaaataataaagccAAGAATGAACAAATGGATTTTTCACTATAATTGAATTCCCAGTCAAATTAATTCAGATTCTGAGAGCATTCTATTAATTGAGAAGTAGAGAATATTGGATTAGGAAATTAAGTAAAATCAGATTGAGGGAGTGAATAGGGATTGGAGTTTGATGGACTCAATTGACGATAAACTCAGTATTAGAGGAACCAAAATGTATTTTAACCTGAAAATTAAGAAGTGCATGCTCCTCTTGACATGGAACTAGAGAGGATGAATAAAGTGTGAAATACCTGCGTGCCTAACAGCCTGATGAAGCTCCAAATTTTCAGCTTTCATGAAGATCTCACCACATTCAGGGCAAGAACAGACGCTACCCCTGAGAGAAGGGTCCCTGGTGAAACCAAGTACAGGATCTACCACCATTCTACACTCATAGCAGCCAGAGAATCTACCGAAAGGCATTCCTCTGCAAGACCCAACGATGGATGAATTGGAAGACGCAGAGAACGAAGTAGTAACAACCCCATTGAGTTCACGTAGAGGAGCTTTCAGGGATCTCGTAGAAGCATCATTTCTATTCGAACCCGTTGAGGCCCTTTTCTTGTGGACTTCCGGGGATCCTGATTCAGGTCTGTGCATGATCTTTGTGTTGCTACAGAGTGAACCAGAGCACTTCACTTTCTTGCATTTCTTGGCAGTACTCTCCTCCAGGGCTTGCTCTTGTTGTTGCAGTCGATGCCCATTCTGTTGTTGCCGCTTTTGTTGCTGCTGCTTTTGTTGTTGCAATGGTTGATGCTGTTGTAGTGTTTGGAGATCTCTACAGGTCAAAATGCCTCTAATAACTGACCATGAGGGTGGTTTCTCAGATTTTAGAGGCTGGTGGTTTTGGTGGATAATCTTGGtaggttttgtttggtttttgggTTTAGCCATTGAAATGAGAGGTCTGAAAGAATGGTCTATCCGAGCTTAACAAATGGAgagcttttgggttttgttACAGTCTTTCAGAAATATCATATAAGATGATTTATAGACAAAATGAAACTGAAGTGAGGGAGTGTGGAACTGCAGAGGAGAGCCCCCTTTGTTGGAAAGTTAATATGGATTTGGGACTACGGGTGTGGGGCTCTTGATATGTACAACAgcttttgatttatatattgttTGCTTGCTCTGAGTAAGACATTGCGAATTATTGGGTGGTACCACAGAAGGAGAATGAGATGTGGTTCCCACATTAACATGACAAATTGACTTTCTTTATGGCACATTAACTGCATTTGTATACATTGGATGGTTCATGGTTGTGATGTTTTTGAAGGTCTCAAATTTTTGGGAATTGTCATTGTTCTTGGGGTGAGGCATttatctcttttgttttttccttctgaattgttttttaaacaaaagataaatactttagtcacaaaataattttacaaaaatatatttataatttaatatggcttgatatgatacgttagataataaatttacttttaagaTGAATGACAATATCACATCAATATAATGGAGGGGTTGGTTACTAATTGCCACAAAAACATGGACTGCCCTGTTACCCAAGTTGGCCtctcaataatttataaataataataaaagagtaatattatatatagttgataaGTGCGTAAGTATTATgcagttatttaaaaaaaaatagaagtctattattaaaaaattattattttttcatgtgagttatgtatttatttactattttcaaaataattacacagcATTTACACATTCACGAttacaattatcattttttataattaaaataattttttaattgtaattaatagtttataaatagtaataaaatagtctgaaaatatctaaaaataattgtgtttacAAACATGACCAGAAAAATTCACTAATGGCACCGAGTGGGTTACTAATTGCCACAAAAACATGGACTGCCTGTTTCCCAAGTTGGTCTCTTTGGGCTTAGTGCAGAGCACAAGACATTAAGGAATTCACTAATTGCACCATAATGGTGCCTCTCTTATGGGTAAAAGCTGCTGCTTTGATTCCTTTTGCCTCAAAATCATGCCTTCCCCATATGCTATGGAATATTATAAAGCTGtatactttaatttaatttgcaggaaaaaaaaatcacactaaCCCAGTAAACTTTGCATAGTAATTCACTGTGGTAATGGTGCCTTTTCAACCGTTAAACTAAAGctaatttacaaacatgattcTTGGTTACCGTTGTGGAGTGATCTGTGTGTGGAATTTGAGATCAGAGTGACAGATAAACCATATAAGCTTTAGATTTTAGAATATGGTATGGAAGCTCTTTATTTGTGTAATGTTTGATTTGCATCTTTTTATTGGCAAAATGAAAATCCAGACTTTGTAAAAAGATAGACAATGGCTTTAATGGGAAAGTTAGACAAGAATGTATCGGTTACTAACAAgatgatttaaacaaaagaaGTACATACAAATCAGTAAACAGTACTTTGATttgtttgaatttcaaaaagtatataatgtttttgttcaaatgaaagtgataagaagatCATTACTTACTTTGAGTCATACGCTCCGTTTGagttcagagatgagttgaataaaatattattaaaatattatttttaatattatcattattttaaaatttgaaaaaattaaattatttattatattttatgtaaaaatttaataaaattgtaatgatgagataaaatgagttaaagtGAACCTCGAATCCAAATAGTGGAATCATGAGAAACCATGAATTGAGACGGTGttgttaaaagaaataatatttgcaagcGTGTATATTAACACACTAAATACGTTATTTATTTGAAAGCTTATAATATCAGtaagcataaataaaatattcgtatatcaatttttaaaaactataatgAATCTCATCTCGCAGAGATTTAAGCTATAAAGTTTATAAATGAAAGTGATACTCTTTgaaggaaaattatttaatcCACACAAGAATTTCATATAAGTGATTTTACACATTAATGTATTGGTCATTTTTATTCtgaattgaatatttgaattaatttcttACCAGGCAAAGActgacattattattattattatcatcacgagtactgttatatttataaaaataattacataaaaataattttataaattaatataattttatctaatttattatatttattttataataaaaataacttcgaTAGACTATTTGCTTGGTGGATAGATGGAAGTATTGCCGATCTGAAGTTGGGTTGCTCATATTTGGGCTGGAAACAGGTTTTGGATTACTCTTCGGGGTTGCTGTTCTGAATAAATGTGACTCTTACGTGGATTCAGGATTGGATCGTGTCACGTCCACCGCTCCCAGTTAGTTAGTgaaattgttctttttttttttttttgttattttttttatatgtatttttttatatttttaaatatttaaaaaaaattataatattattaaaaaatactttcttaatcattaaataaaaaaaattataaataaaataaaatattttcttaatcactaaataaaatagtttccgttagttattttgatgtgttttttttttttacctttttttacatatatttttttaatacttttaaatatatatattttaaaaaaaaaatttacaacatcattaaaaaataatttcttaattataaaataaaaataaacaaaaaaatgctaGTGGTAGGTCCAGCAAGAGTTGAGAGCAAGACGCCTAGCATTATCTTTCAGGATTTATGTAGACGGGctgtaagatatatataaaaggttttaataataaaaattaaaagattactTCAAAGCGTGATACGCATATATGAAGTTTTAAgtatgaatgtaaaataaaaaataaaaaaatttaatatgtcaattgatctcaatattttttaaataaataaaataattaattatcacatatattagagcattggcattagcTAGTCAAAATTTGGATAGGTAGTTCAAAAGTGGGTTGTATTGGACTAGACAAACATCCAAATCTATAATTTTGAGCTatagtaattctatatatttctccaaatttgactAGTCATTGTTCATCTCTAAACTCTTATTTTACTCTACAATTATTTCCAACAAACATATTCCTTCtcttgtttttcagtttttcactttcctttctttttttctctgtgTTTCTAgcagtactttttttttattttttatttatcatgaaTATGAAAGCTGGAGTCCTACAAATTGTGCCAAAGTAGAAAAGTCCAACTAAAGAATACTTGTATGCTTGCAAATGCTCGTGGACATGCtcatgaaaatttgtaaataaagttATGAGatgtaatataaataatttattttgttaaaatttatttttcaaaatataaaaaaaaaattatattattattttgattttgagatgGCTAGTCCAATATGGAGTAACCTcttcaaaaattttgattttagccAAAACCTTAAGTTTGAGTCAAAATCTGGACTTTTAGCCATTGTCAATGCTCTTATAATAACTATagactaataaataatttataagaaagtcGTCATTTATTTTCTTCCGAAACGTTATCTCAATAATATTAAGAACTAAAAAAGTTAgttccatttatttttatttcaaaacctAATCTTAACAATGTTTATGATTTAAAGTTTTCGGCTTATCCATATTGTTCAAtttaagttttcaaaataaaatgcaaagaaaatgaTCCATAAAAAGTCATAGATattcaaaactaatttaaacatacatacaacgtaataaatcaaattaaaaatttaaattttcatgttgaatcaatgagcatatatatgatttgcagagaataaaacatatttaggattaaaaaaattcacacgtaataatcttttatttttatttttaatttgagataTTTGTATCAATAATCTCCTCATGTGATCTTAGtatcatcatcattttatagaaaacataaatatttagaaatgttAGATGTCCCCAATATTTTATTAGCATACCAAACAGATTTTTAATCCCTATCGGTTCTTTATACACATGTACATGGAAACACTTCAAACAAGCGGACTAGAAAGCAAAGAAATATTATTCCTATGGTCCCATTGATAATATATTCTTCTAAATGTTTATAaggtaaatatttttcttcatcctCAATTTATCATCTCCGATTTACATTTTaagtacttttgtttttttaaaatttgaatgattgaaaaataataagtcagttaagaaaaaatctattcatcattttcactttcatcatcttctcatcatttcatgatgtgatattaaatgataggtttacaagtgaaatgtaataaataatttttaattacctaatattatattataaaataataataaaataataaaaattgagatgataaatagtattaCTCGACAGTTAAAGCATATCACATTAGTAAGGTATTAGTGTGGTCACGCTGATAGAGAAGTCACCTTCAATTCTACTCTCCTAATTTGGTAATTTGGTAGGCCCAATGTTAACTCATTTTATCAAAGACAACATGGGCTCAATAACAGATTTTTCTGTTGCGCAGCCCATTACCAGCAAGTGGGTGGTGATGGCTCCAGGAGCGCCAAGAGACCGTTCAAAATTTCACCTTTCCTTCCCCTCTATGCTATTCCTCTCAATTCAGTGAGCGCTGTGTCAGTGTCAGCCATAGGGGCTCTCTCTGCGAGCGTCACCAGAACCAGCTCCGATAACCGTCATGGCCATGGAACCTAATCGAACCTTAATCTGAATCCCTTT includes these proteins:
- the LOC109017287 gene encoding uncharacterized protein LOC109017287; the protein is MAKPKNQTKPTKIIHQNHQPLKSEKPPSWSVIRGILTCRDLQTLQQHQPLQQQKQQQQKRQQQNGHRLQQQEQALEESTAKKCKKVKCSGSLCSNTKIMHRPESGSPEVHKKRASTGSNRNDASTRSLKAPLRELNGVVTTSFSASSNSSIVGSCRGMPFGRFSGCYECRMVVDPVLGFTRDPSLRGSVCSCPECGEIFMKAENLELHQAVRHAVSELGPEDTSKNIVEIIFQSSWLNKQIPICKIDRILKVHNTQKTISRFEEYRDCIKAKATKLPKKHPRCIADGNELLRFHCTTFVCSLGLNGSSNLCNSTPRCNVCSIIKNGFQVAGEPAGGAAEQGILTTATSGKAHDKAGVSVEDSNDKKAMLVCRVIAGRVKKNMEGSVEEYDSVAGAMGLYSNLDELYVFNPKAILPCFVVIYSGF